From Cellulomonas dongxiuzhuiae, the proteins below share one genomic window:
- the hisI gene encoding phosphoribosyl-AMP cyclohydrolase: MPQTEPSTTTADGRQARSALDPAVAARLRRDDAGLVAAVVQQHDTRDVLMLGWMDDEALHRTLTTGRVTFWSRSRQEYWRKGDTSGHVQHVRSVAIDCDGDALLVTVDQVGAACHTGTRTCFEAGGPLPVAVPAASDPSAVGDAPTSRGALP; the protein is encoded by the coding sequence GTGCCGCAGACCGAGCCCTCCACCACCACCGCCGACGGCCGTCAGGCGCGTAGCGCCCTCGACCCCGCCGTGGCCGCACGCCTGCGTCGCGACGACGCCGGGCTCGTCGCCGCTGTCGTGCAGCAGCACGACACGCGGGACGTGCTCATGCTCGGCTGGATGGACGACGAGGCCCTGCACCGCACCCTGACGACGGGCCGCGTGACGTTCTGGAGCCGGTCGCGCCAGGAGTACTGGCGCAAGGGCGACACGTCCGGGCACGTCCAGCACGTGCGCTCGGTCGCGATCGACTGCGACGGTGACGCGCTGCTCGTCACCGTGGACCAGGTCGGCGCGGCCTGCCACACCGGCACCCGCACGTGCTTCGAGGCCGGCGGCCCCCTGCCGGTCGCCGTCCCCGCAGCCTCCGACCCGTCCGCGGTCGGCGACGCCCCGACCTCCCGAGGAGCTCTGCCGTGA
- a CDS encoding HGxxPAAW family protein yields the protein MADHSLAHRSQNPTRTETMHLPPTTAPTNHGRTVAAWTTTWGVVLGGVVAALGVALTYAWLFWVGMGVIVVALVLGKVLQLLGHGQGGAATLARAQRRGGH from the coding sequence ATGGCCGATCACTCGCTGGCCCACCGATCCCAGAACCCGACCCGCACCGAGACGATGCACCTCCCGCCGACGACGGCGCCGACGAACCACGGGCGCACCGTCGCCGCGTGGACGACGACGTGGGGAGTCGTCCTCGGAGGCGTGGTGGCCGCGCTGGGCGTGGCCCTGACGTACGCCTGGCTCTTCTGGGTCGGCATGGGCGTCATCGTCGTCGCCCTGGTCCTGGGCAAGGTCCTGCAGCTGCTGGGCCACGGGCAGGGTGGAGCGGCGACGCTCGCCCGCGCGCAGCGACGCGGCGGCCACTGA
- a CDS encoding Trp biosynthesis-associated membrane protein: MTGASTAGSRAAVTDGPARRGRWVLLLLLAAALVGLVALPTWVVAEGSSALEDQVRVAVAGSQVAPQASAAALVLLAAAGAAALVGRAGRWVVAIVVAGAGVLVVAAGVAVLADPSGAVTGAVAQATGVAAGAARTTTTPAPVAAVVVGVLVVLLAAALARARGAWRQGSRRHERPGATGSGPAPAGPADERSDWDALSRGDDPS, encoded by the coding sequence GTGACGGGTGCGTCGACGGCCGGCTCCCGGGCGGCGGTGACGGACGGGCCCGCGCGCCGCGGGCGCTGGGTGCTCCTGCTCCTGCTCGCCGCGGCCCTGGTGGGTCTCGTGGCGCTGCCCACGTGGGTCGTCGCGGAGGGCAGCAGCGCCCTGGAGGACCAGGTCCGCGTGGCCGTGGCGGGTTCGCAGGTCGCGCCGCAGGCCTCGGCCGCGGCGCTCGTCCTGCTCGCGGCGGCCGGGGCGGCCGCACTCGTGGGACGGGCAGGTCGCTGGGTGGTGGCGATCGTCGTGGCCGGTGCCGGGGTGCTCGTGGTGGCGGCCGGGGTCGCGGTGCTCGCCGACCCGAGCGGCGCCGTGACGGGCGCGGTGGCGCAGGCCACGGGCGTGGCCGCCGGTGCCGCGCGGACGACGACGACGCCGGCTCCGGTCGCCGCGGTCGTCGTGGGTGTGCTCGTCGTGCTCCTCGCCGCCGCGCTGGCGCGCGCCCGCGGTGCCTGGCGCCAGGGCTCGCGACGCCACGAGCGTCCCGGTGCCACGGGGAGCGGTCCGGCTCCGGCGGGGCCGGCCGACGAGCGCTCGGACTGGGACGCGCTGAGCCGGGGCGACGACCCGTCCTGA
- a CDS encoding DUF4190 domain-containing protein — protein sequence MSPSPEPQQGPVYGQEGAYARHPAGTPAASSTPPGPATPPPGPPAPPAAPPAAPTPFDAPPPGAPLPQGYPYPVPGAPGRYLPRNDLAVWSLVLGLLGIMGCLFLTGVPAVIVGNNARRAVAAGEADNDGMATAGIVLGWVATGLGVLALLAVAFLTILPLVLMGIAVPFFGTGG from the coding sequence ATGAGCCCATCTCCCGAACCGCAGCAGGGACCCGTCTACGGCCAGGAGGGGGCCTACGCGCGGCACCCGGCGGGGACCCCCGCGGCCTCGTCCACGCCGCCCGGTCCCGCCACTCCGCCGCCCGGGCCCCCCGCACCGCCGGCCGCGCCGCCAGCCGCGCCGACGCCGTTCGACGCACCGCCGCCCGGTGCCCCCCTGCCGCAGGGCTACCCCTACCCCGTCCCCGGGGCGCCCGGGCGGTACCTGCCGCGCAACGACCTCGCCGTCTGGTCGCTCGTCCTCGGCCTGCTGGGCATCATGGGGTGCCTCTTCCTCACCGGCGTGCCCGCCGTGATCGTGGGCAACAACGCCCGTCGCGCCGTCGCGGCCGGTGAGGCGGACAACGACGGGATGGCGACCGCGGGCATCGTGCTCGGGTGGGTCGCAACGGGTCTGGGCGTGCTGGCCCTGCTCGCCGTGGCGTTCCTGACGATCCTGCCGCTGGTCCTCATGGGGATCGCCGTCCCGTTCTTCGGCACGGGAGGCTAG
- a CDS encoding DUF2752 domain-containing protein, which produces MSTGTAPPSPAWRRGAVPFAVGGAAVAGAALLVARTPYAPLSYGYCPSLLFLGVSCPGCGGLRATHDLLTGDLAGAWSANPLWTLIAPLLVLLWGTWAVRRLRGGPPVTVPSWVPWALLVAVVAFGVLRNVPALAPYLGPAPLP; this is translated from the coding sequence GTGAGCACCGGCACCGCACCTCCGTCGCCCGCGTGGCGACGGGGGGCGGTGCCGTTCGCGGTCGGGGGCGCGGCCGTGGCGGGTGCGGCCCTGCTCGTCGCGCGCACGCCCTACGCGCCCTTGAGCTACGGGTACTGCCCCTCGCTGCTCTTCCTGGGGGTGTCCTGCCCGGGGTGCGGTGGCCTGCGCGCGACCCACGACCTCCTGACCGGTGACCTGGCGGGCGCCTGGTCGGCCAACCCCCTGTGGACGCTGATCGCCCCGCTGCTCGTCCTCCTCTGGGGCACCTGGGCCGTGCGGCGGCTGCGTGGCGGACCGCCCGTCACCGTGCCGTCGTGGGTGCCGTGGGCCCTGCTCGTCGCGGTCGTCGCGTTCGGGGTGCTGCGCAACGTCCCCGCGCTCGCGCCGTACCTCGGTCCCGCGCCGCTGCCCTGA
- a CDS encoding anthranilate synthase component I, which translates to MTQPSVSAAPRATATDLPWGATWPTREDFRELAADRRVVPVVRRLLADDVTPVGLYRTLAAGRPGTFVLESAESDGTWGRWSFVGVTARACLSVRDGRAVWSGDVPVGVPTEGDVLEVLGRTLEVLHTPRIEGLPPLTGGLVGVLGWDVVHHWEPTLRALAPEELGIPEVTMLLASDLAAVDHVDGSVWLVANAINFDATDERVDDAYADALRRLDEMQAALRRPPSPAPAVIDPDAVVPELEFRSTRDEFEAQVRRGQEAIRDGDVFQVVLSLRLDLDCPADPLDVYRVLRTVNPSPYMYLLALQDADGRDFSVVGSSPETLVKVSNGHVTTFPIAGSRPRGATPEQDRALADEVLADPKERAEHIMLVDLSRNDMVKVCEPTSVEVVEFMAVRRFSHIMHICSTVVGRLRAGSTALQTLVATFPAGTLSGAPKPRAIELIDELEPARRGVYGGTVGYFDFAGDMDMAIAIRTAVIRDGRASVQAGGGIVADSVPALEYEESRNKAAAVVRAIQLASRLRRDVP; encoded by the coding sequence GTGACCCAGCCGTCCGTCTCCGCCGCGCCGCGCGCGACCGCCACGGACCTGCCGTGGGGGGCGACCTGGCCGACGCGCGAGGACTTCCGTGAGCTGGCCGCGGACCGGCGCGTCGTGCCCGTCGTGCGGCGGCTCCTCGCCGACGACGTGACGCCCGTGGGCCTGTACCGCACGCTCGCGGCGGGGCGGCCCGGGACGTTTGTGCTCGAGTCCGCCGAGTCGGACGGCACCTGGGGCCGCTGGTCGTTCGTCGGCGTGACGGCGCGCGCGTGCCTGTCGGTGCGGGACGGACGGGCCGTGTGGTCCGGCGACGTGCCCGTGGGCGTGCCGACCGAGGGGGACGTGCTCGAGGTCCTGGGTCGCACGCTCGAGGTGCTCCACACGCCGCGCATCGAGGGCCTGCCGCCCCTCACGGGCGGCCTCGTGGGCGTGCTCGGATGGGACGTCGTCCACCACTGGGAGCCGACGCTGCGCGCGCTCGCGCCGGAGGAGCTGGGGATCCCCGAGGTGACGATGCTCCTCGCCTCCGACCTGGCGGCCGTCGACCACGTCGACGGGTCGGTGTGGCTCGTCGCCAACGCCATCAACTTCGACGCGACCGACGAGCGGGTCGACGACGCCTACGCCGACGCGCTGCGCCGGCTCGACGAGATGCAGGCCGCGCTGCGCCGGCCCCCGTCGCCCGCGCCCGCCGTCATCGACCCGGACGCGGTGGTGCCGGAGCTGGAGTTCCGCAGCACGCGCGACGAGTTCGAGGCGCAGGTGCGGCGGGGGCAGGAGGCGATCCGCGACGGCGACGTGTTCCAGGTGGTGCTGTCGCTCCGCCTGGACCTGGACTGCCCGGCGGACCCCCTGGACGTCTACCGCGTGCTGCGCACCGTCAACCCGAGTCCGTACATGTACCTGCTCGCGCTGCAGGACGCGGACGGCCGGGACTTCTCGGTCGTCGGGTCGAGCCCCGAGACCCTGGTGAAGGTCAGCAACGGCCACGTCACGACGTTCCCGATCGCGGGCTCGCGGCCGCGCGGCGCCACGCCGGAGCAGGACCGCGCGCTGGCCGACGAGGTCCTCGCGGACCCGAAGGAGCGTGCGGAGCACATCATGCTCGTCGACCTGTCCCGCAACGACATGGTCAAGGTGTGCGAGCCGACGAGCGTCGAGGTGGTCGAGTTCATGGCCGTGCGCCGGTTCTCGCACATCATGCACATCTGCTCGACGGTCGTCGGACGGCTGCGCGCGGGCTCCACGGCGCTGCAGACCCTCGTGGCGACGTTCCCCGCCGGCACCCTCTCCGGTGCGCCCAAGCCCCGCGCGATCGAGCTGATCGACGAGCTGGAGCCGGCCCGCCGCGGCGTGTACGGCGGCACCGTGGGGTACTTCGACTTCGCCGGCGACATGGACATGGCCATCGCGATCCGCACCGCGGTCATCCGGGACGGCCGTGCGAGCGTCCAGGCCGGCGGCGGCATCGTGGCCGACTCCGTGCCCGCGCTCGAGTACGAGGAGTCGCGCAACAAGGCGGCGGCGGTCGTGCGGGCGATCCAGCTCGCGTCGCGCCTGCGTCGCGACGTGCCGTGA
- a CDS encoding DUF4190 domain-containing protein: MSTPNDPRDPYRPDEPDAGSGTPDPASAPSVPPAAGEVPPYPAGTAPDVPPAPGPAYGQTPPAAPYGQPPAYGQGQPPAYGQGQPPAYGQGQPPAYGQGQPPAYGQEAGGYGAAGYGAPQSTARNSLGVWSLVLGILSIVLCCFVVGIVPGAIGIWLGIKGRGAAARGEASNGGLALTGIILSVLGILAGLYFLISYGVLVNEYGGWDGFMEYLQEEMERQQQMAP; encoded by the coding sequence ATGTCGACCCCCAACGACCCACGAGACCCGTACCGCCCCGACGAGCCGGACGCGGGGTCGGGAACGCCCGACCCGGCGTCGGCCCCGTCCGTGCCCCCGGCCGCGGGAGAGGTCCCGCCGTACCCGGCGGGCACCGCTCCCGACGTGCCCCCGGCACCCGGGCCGGCCTACGGCCAGACCCCGCCGGCGGCCCCCTACGGCCAGCCGCCCGCGTACGGGCAGGGTCAGCCGCCCGCGTACGGGCAGGGTCAGCCGCCCGCGTACGGCCAGGGTCAGCCGCCCGCGTACGGCCAGGGTCAGCCGCCCGCGTACGGCCAGGAGGCCGGCGGCTACGGCGCTGCCGGGTACGGCGCACCGCAGTCGACCGCGCGCAACTCGCTCGGTGTGTGGTCGCTGGTCCTGGGCATCCTGTCGATCGTCCTGTGCTGCTTCGTCGTCGGCATCGTCCCCGGTGCCATCGGCATCTGGCTCGGCATCAAGGGCCGCGGCGCTGCGGCGCGCGGCGAGGCCAGCAACGGCGGCCTCGCGCTCACCGGCATCATCCTGAGCGTCCTGGGCATCCTCGCCGGGCTGTACTTCCTCATCAGCTATGGCGTGCTCGTCAACGAGTACGGCGGCTGGGACGGCTTCATGGAGTACCTCCAGGAGGAGATGGAGCGCCAGCAGCAGATGGCGCCGTGA
- the trpC gene encoding indole-3-glycerol phosphate synthase TrpC has protein sequence MTVLDDIVAGVREDLAAREAATPLGVLKERAARRESALQCVARLKVADAVTVIAEVKRSSPSKGALASISDPAALAAEYEKGGAVAISVLTEQRRFNGSLDDLDAVRARVDVPVLRKDFVVSPYQVWEARAHGADLVLLIVAALEQTVLESLVERVHSLGMTALVEVHDTEEVARAVDAGARVIGVNARDLRSLEVDRTTFSRVAPAIPSDVVKVAESGVRGPHDVMDYARAGADTVLVGEALVTDDAPRQSVADLVAAGAHPSLRAVRQ, from the coding sequence ATGACCGTGCTGGACGACATCGTCGCGGGGGTCAGGGAAGACCTTGCCGCGCGGGAGGCAGCGACGCCTCTCGGGGTGCTCAAGGAGCGCGCCGCGCGCCGGGAGTCGGCGCTGCAGTGCGTGGCACGGCTCAAGGTGGCGGACGCCGTGACCGTGATCGCGGAGGTGAAGCGCTCCAGCCCGAGCAAGGGCGCGCTCGCCTCGATCTCGGACCCGGCGGCCCTGGCTGCCGAGTACGAGAAGGGTGGTGCGGTGGCCATCTCGGTGCTGACCGAGCAGCGGCGGTTCAACGGCTCGCTGGACGACCTGGACGCGGTCCGGGCCCGGGTCGACGTGCCTGTGCTGCGCAAGGACTTCGTGGTCTCGCCCTACCAGGTGTGGGAGGCGCGCGCGCACGGCGCCGACCTGGTCCTGCTCATCGTGGCGGCGCTCGAGCAGACCGTCCTCGAGTCCCTCGTCGAGCGCGTGCACTCCCTGGGGATGACCGCGCTCGTCGAGGTCCACGACACCGAGGAGGTGGCCCGCGCCGTCGACGCAGGGGCGCGCGTCATCGGCGTCAACGCGCGTGACCTGCGCTCGCTCGAGGTCGACCGGACCACGTTCTCGCGCGTCGCACCCGCGATCCCCTCGGACGTCGTCAAGGTCGCCGAGTCGGGTGTCCGCGGACCGCACGACGTCATGGACTACGCGCGCGCCGGGGCGGACACCGTCCTGGTCGGCGAGGCCCTCGTCACGGACGACGCCCCGCGGCAGTCGGTCGCCGACCTCGTGGCCGCCGGAGCGCACCCCTCGCTGCGGGCGGTGCGGCAGTGA
- a CDS encoding ABC transporter ATP-binding protein, translated as MRAHPRTYAAAVGTSALFGALTVAVSRVLGGVTDRVVVPALAGSEEAQGRIWLAGLVVAIVALALAGTVAARRVFAGIGVADIQADHRRLVTRQYLRLPMSWHRRHPTGQLLSNAGSDVEAATGVFNPLPFALGVVVMIAVATAALLRTDVWLAVAALVVLPLAVVANLVFQRRMTPAITRAQQLRAEVADVAHESFEAAALVKSLGTEDREDARFADRARALRDANIRVGVVRAVFDPVIDLLPNLGTLLVLLVGVQRVAAGAIGTGDVVAAAYLLTLLAVPVRAFGWVLGELPRGLVGHDRISRVLDAPGVPTDGTTPWVATSPGATLEMRGVDLRVPTADGEVELLHGVDLRVEAGRTLAVVGPTGAGKSTLVGLVPRLVDPSAGVVELDGTDVRELRPADLAAQVGYVSQSTFVFEDTVRGNVTLADPDDPAAPGDEEVWAALAAARVDDVVRALPGGLDAPLGERGANLSGGQRQRLALARALVRHPRVLVLDDATSAVDPGVERDILTGLRADDDASGPTVLLVAYRMASVLLADEVVHVEAGRVVDRGTHADLLARDPGYRELATAYERESLRRVREKADEEAAEVWDQDVATGGGHR; from the coding sequence ATGCGGGCCCACCCGCGGACGTACGCCGCCGCCGTCGGCACCTCGGCGCTGTTCGGTGCGCTGACCGTGGCGGTGAGCCGGGTGCTCGGCGGCGTGACCGACCGGGTGGTGGTGCCCGCGCTGGCCGGGTCCGAGGAGGCCCAGGGCCGGATCTGGCTCGCCGGGCTCGTCGTCGCGATCGTCGCGCTCGCGCTCGCGGGGACCGTCGCGGCCCGACGGGTCTTCGCCGGGATCGGGGTCGCCGACATCCAGGCGGACCACCGTCGCCTGGTCACACGGCAGTACCTGCGGCTGCCGATGTCGTGGCACCGACGCCACCCCACGGGGCAGCTGCTCTCCAACGCGGGGTCGGACGTCGAGGCGGCGACGGGCGTGTTCAACCCGCTGCCCTTCGCGCTCGGCGTGGTCGTGATGATCGCGGTCGCCACGGCGGCGCTGCTGCGCACCGACGTGTGGCTGGCCGTCGCCGCCCTCGTGGTGCTGCCGCTCGCCGTGGTCGCGAACCTCGTCTTCCAGCGCCGCATGACCCCGGCCATCACCCGCGCGCAGCAGCTGCGCGCCGAGGTGGCCGACGTGGCCCACGAGAGCTTCGAGGCCGCCGCGCTGGTGAAGTCGCTCGGGACGGAGGACCGCGAGGACGCCAGGTTCGCCGACCGGGCACGCGCGCTGCGCGACGCGAACATCCGGGTCGGGGTCGTGCGCGCGGTCTTCGACCCGGTCATCGACCTGCTGCCCAACCTCGGCACGCTGCTCGTGCTGCTGGTCGGCGTCCAGCGGGTCGCGGCCGGCGCGATCGGCACCGGCGACGTCGTCGCGGCCGCCTACCTCCTCACGCTGCTCGCCGTCCCGGTCCGCGCCTTCGGCTGGGTGCTCGGCGAGCTGCCGCGCGGTCTGGTCGGCCACGACCGGATCTCGCGCGTCCTGGACGCCCCCGGCGTCCCCACCGACGGCACGACCCCCTGGGTCGCGACGTCCCCCGGGGCGACGCTCGAGATGCGCGGCGTCGACCTGCGGGTGCCGACCGCCGACGGCGAGGTCGAGCTGCTGCACGGTGTCGACCTGCGCGTCGAGGCGGGACGGACGCTCGCGGTCGTCGGCCCGACCGGCGCTGGCAAGTCGACGCTCGTCGGCCTGGTGCCGCGCCTGGTCGACCCGTCGGCCGGCGTCGTCGAGCTCGACGGCACCGACGTGCGCGAGCTGCGGCCCGCCGACCTCGCGGCGCAGGTCGGCTACGTCAGCCAGTCGACGTTCGTGTTCGAGGACACCGTGCGCGGCAACGTGACGCTCGCCGATCCCGACGACCCCGCGGCACCCGGCGACGAGGAGGTGTGGGCGGCGCTCGCCGCCGCACGCGTCGACGACGTGGTGCGGGCGCTGCCCGGCGGGCTCGACGCACCGCTCGGCGAGCGCGGCGCGAACCTGTCGGGCGGGCAGCGCCAGCGGCTCGCGCTGGCGCGTGCGCTCGTCCGGCACCCGCGCGTGCTGGTGCTCGACGACGCGACGTCCGCGGTGGACCCGGGCGTCGAGCGCGACATCCTCACGGGCCTGCGTGCGGACGACGACGCGAGCGGCCCCACCGTCCTGCTCGTCGCGTACCGCATGGCGTCGGTGCTGCTCGCGGACGAGGTGGTGCACGTCGAGGCCGGGCGCGTGGTCGACCGCGGCACGCACGCCGACCTCCTCGCGCGCGACCCGGGCTACCGGGAGCTCGCCACGGCGTACGAGCGTGAGTCGCTGCGGCGCGTGCGGGAGAAGGCGGACGAGGAGGCGGCCGAGGTGTGGGACCAGGACGTGGCGACCGGGGGAGGGCACAGGTGA
- a CDS encoding ABC transporter ATP-binding protein — MAPASTLGVFATLRRAAQVSPELLDGLTVTLALALVAATARVLVPITVQQTVDTAILAPGGVDVSRAAALVGVAALGLAVGAACSAVVNVRLFRSSEAGLLTLRTRAFRHVHDLSVLTQNSERRGSLVSRVTSDVDTISMFVQWGGIMLLVSVLQIFVATTLMAVYSWQLTLLVWACFLPLMVVLPRMQKGVNRRYAAVRERYGAMLGAVSEAVVGAETIRAYGVSARTQRRIDAAVTATRRAMVRAQTLVAVVFSSGVLVANLVLAVVVVAGTWLGVAGDLTVGRVLAFLFLVQLFTGPVQMATEILNELQNAISGWRRVLGVLETPVDVAEPGDDAVASPRGPASLTFADVGYAYPDGPPVLRDVDLHVAAGTSVAVVGATGSGKTTMAKLVARFMDPTTGAVLLDGVDLRRIASADLRRRVVLVPQEGFLFDGTLTENVAYGLRDEAPTGGLTPDAVARVERVVAELGLDTWVAELPAGMATPVGQRGELLSAGERQLIALARARLADGDLLLLDEATSAVDPVAEVRIARALRELARGRTTLTIAHRLSTAEAADLVVVVHAGRVVEVGTHADLVARGDHYAAMHAAWVSQTR; from the coding sequence ATGGCGCCGGCGAGCACGCTCGGCGTGTTCGCGACGCTGCGCCGCGCGGCCCAGGTCTCACCCGAGCTGCTCGACGGGCTGACCGTCACGCTCGCGCTCGCGTTGGTCGCGGCGACGGCCCGCGTGCTGGTGCCGATCACGGTCCAGCAGACCGTCGACACGGCGATCCTCGCGCCCGGCGGCGTCGACGTGTCCCGGGCCGCGGCGCTCGTCGGCGTCGCGGCCCTCGGCCTCGCGGTGGGAGCGGCGTGCTCCGCGGTCGTCAACGTGCGGCTCTTCCGCTCGAGCGAGGCGGGGCTGCTGACCCTGCGCACGCGTGCGTTCCGCCACGTCCACGACCTGTCGGTCCTCACGCAGAACAGCGAGCGGCGCGGCTCGCTGGTGTCCCGCGTGACGTCGGACGTCGACACGATCTCGATGTTCGTGCAGTGGGGCGGCATCATGCTGCTCGTCTCGGTGCTGCAGATCTTCGTGGCGACCACGCTCATGGCGGTCTACTCGTGGCAGCTCACGCTGCTCGTGTGGGCCTGCTTCCTGCCGCTGATGGTGGTGCTGCCGCGGATGCAGAAGGGTGTGAACCGGCGCTACGCGGCGGTCCGGGAGCGGTACGGGGCGATGCTGGGTGCCGTGTCCGAGGCCGTCGTCGGGGCCGAGACGATCCGCGCGTACGGCGTGTCGGCCCGGACGCAGCGTCGGATCGACGCCGCGGTGACCGCGACCCGCCGGGCGATGGTGCGGGCCCAGACGCTCGTGGCCGTCGTCTTCTCGTCCGGCGTGCTGGTGGCCAACCTCGTGCTGGCGGTCGTCGTGGTGGCCGGCACGTGGCTCGGGGTCGCCGGTGACCTGACGGTCGGGCGCGTCCTGGCGTTCCTCTTCCTCGTCCAGCTGTTCACGGGTCCGGTGCAGATGGCCACCGAGATCCTCAACGAGCTGCAGAACGCCATCTCCGGGTGGCGGCGGGTCCTCGGGGTCCTCGAGACACCCGTCGACGTGGCCGAGCCCGGGGACGACGCCGTCGCCAGTCCGCGGGGCCCCGCGTCCCTCACGTTCGCGGACGTCGGCTACGCCTACCCGGACGGTCCGCCGGTGCTCCGGGACGTCGACCTGCACGTCGCCGCCGGCACGTCCGTGGCCGTCGTGGGGGCGACCGGCTCCGGCAAGACGACGATGGCCAAGCTCGTCGCGCGGTTCATGGACCCCACGACCGGGGCCGTGCTCCTCGACGGCGTCGACCTGCGCCGCATCGCGTCGGCCGACCTGCGTCGTCGTGTCGTGCTGGTCCCGCAGGAGGGCTTCCTGTTCGACGGGACGCTCACCGAGAACGTCGCGTACGGGCTGCGCGACGAGGCGCCCACGGGTGGCCTGACGCCGGACGCCGTGGCGCGGGTCGAGCGGGTCGTCGCCGAGCTCGGGCTCGACACCTGGGTCGCCGAGCTGCCGGCGGGCATGGCCACCCCGGTGGGCCAGCGTGGTGAGCTGCTGTCGGCGGGGGAGCGGCAGCTCATCGCGCTCGCGCGTGCCCGTCTCGCGGACGGTGACCTGCTGCTGCTCGACGAGGCGACGTCGGCCGTGGACCCCGTCGCGGAGGTGCGGATCGCCCGCGCGCTGCGGGAGCTCGCGCGCGGCCGCACGACGCTCACCATCGCGCACCGGCTGTCCACGGCGGAGGCCGCGGACCTCGTCGTCGTCGTGCACGCCGGTCGCGTCGTCGAGGTCGGCACCCACGCCGACCTGGTGGCGCGCGGCGACCACTACGCGGCGATGCACGCCGCCTGGGTCTCCCAGACCCGCTGA
- the trpB gene encoding tryptophan synthase subunit beta yields the protein MRDVLLGGGPLGSHEGPYFGDFGGRFVPEALIAALDELEAHYRKALADPAFSDELERLHRTYTGRPSPLTEVPRFARHVGDGVRVFLKREDLNHTGSHKINNVLGQALLVKRMGKRRVIAETGAGQHGVATATAAALLDLECTVYMGEEDTQRQALNVARMELLGATVVPVTIGSRTLKDAINEALRDWVANVESTHYMLGTVTGPHPFPEMVRDFHKIIGDEARAQILVETGALPDAVVACVGGGSNAMGIFNAFLDDPQVRLFGFEAGGEGIASGRHSARFSGGAPGVLHGARSYLLQDEDGQTLPSHSVSAGLDYPSVGPEHAWLHDTGRAQYRPVTDDEAMEAFRLLCRTEGIIPAIESAHALAGAIQLGQEAATWAQDGRAPVILVNLSGRGDKDVATAAAWFGLIEPEPVLKADEGEQL from the coding sequence ATGCGGGACGTCCTGCTCGGCGGCGGGCCGCTCGGGAGCCACGAGGGGCCGTACTTCGGTGACTTCGGCGGCCGCTTCGTCCCCGAGGCGCTCATCGCCGCGCTCGACGAGCTCGAGGCGCACTATCGCAAGGCCCTGGCCGACCCCGCGTTCTCCGACGAGCTCGAGCGCCTGCACCGCACCTACACCGGCCGGCCGAGCCCCCTCACCGAGGTGCCCCGGTTCGCCCGGCACGTGGGTGACGGTGTGCGCGTGTTCCTCAAGCGCGAGGACCTCAACCACACGGGGTCGCACAAGATCAACAACGTGCTGGGACAGGCACTGCTGGTCAAGCGCATGGGCAAGCGGCGGGTGATCGCGGAGACGGGTGCGGGGCAGCACGGTGTCGCGACCGCGACCGCCGCGGCGCTGCTCGACCTCGAGTGCACGGTGTACATGGGCGAGGAGGACACCCAGCGCCAGGCGCTGAACGTCGCCCGCATGGAGCTGCTCGGCGCCACGGTCGTGCCGGTGACCATCGGCTCGCGCACGCTCAAGGACGCCATCAACGAGGCGCTGCGGGACTGGGTCGCCAACGTCGAGTCGACGCACTACATGCTCGGCACGGTGACCGGCCCGCACCCGTTCCCGGAGATGGTGCGCGACTTCCACAAGATCATCGGCGACGAGGCGCGGGCGCAGATCCTCGTCGAGACCGGCGCGCTGCCCGACGCGGTCGTGGCGTGCGTCGGCGGCGGGTCCAACGCGATGGGCATCTTCAACGCCTTCCTCGACGACCCGCAGGTCCGGCTCTTCGGGTTCGAGGCGGGTGGCGAGGGCATCGCGTCCGGCCGTCACTCCGCGCGCTTCTCGGGCGGCGCGCCCGGCGTGCTGCACGGTGCGCGGAGCTACCTGCTGCAGGACGAGGACGGGCAGACGCTGCCGAGCCACTCGGTGTCGGCCGGCCTGGACTACCCGAGCGTCGGTCCCGAGCACGCCTGGCTGCACGACACGGGCCGCGCGCAGTACCGGCCCGTCACCGACGACGAGGCGATGGAGGCGTTCCGCCTGCTGTGCCGCACCGAGGGCATCATCCCGGCCATCGAGTCCGCGCACGCGCTCGCCGGCGCGATCCAGCTCGGCCAGGAGGCCGCGACGTGGGCGCAGGACGGGCGGGCTCCCGTCATCCTGGTCAACCTGTCCGGACGCGGCGACAAGGACGTGGCGACGGCGGCCGCGTGGTTCGGCCTGATCGAGCCCGAGCCCGTGCTGAAGGCCGACGAGGGGGAGCAGCTGTGA